The following coding sequences lie in one Arachis stenosperma cultivar V10309 chromosome 5, arast.V10309.gnm1.PFL2, whole genome shotgun sequence genomic window:
- the LOC130980299 gene encoding prohibitin-1, mitochondrial-like, with protein sequence MKILTERTSHFNIALDDVSITSLTFGKEFTTAIEAKQVAAQEAERAKFVVEKAKQDKRSAVIRAHGEAKSAQLIGQAIANNPAFITLRKIEAAREIAHTISNSANKVYLNSDDLFIAT encoded by the exons ATGAAGATCTTGACTGAAAGGACCTCCCATTTCAATATTGCACTGGATGATGTGTCAATCACAAGCTTGACATTTGGTAAGGAATTTACAACCGCAATTGAAGCCAAGCAGGTTGCTGCTCAAGAAGCTGAGAGGGCTAAGTTTGTGGTAGAAAAAGCTAAACAGGACAAAAGAAGTGCTGTTATTAGAGCACAT GGAGAAGCCAAGAGTGCACAATTGATTGGTCAAGCTATTGCCAATAATCCTGCATTTATCACCTTGAGGAAAATTGAAGCTGCAAGGGAAATCGCTCATACAATTTCAAACTCTGCTAACAAGGTTTACTTGAATTCAGATGACCTCTTTATAGCAACATAG
- the LOC130983242 gene encoding NEP1-interacting protein 1 produces the protein MEFVPNPCPLRSSLFGSFGDLVERIKQIGTLAVSAVIGNIFSAILTFCFALVGTLLGAMTGALIGQETESGFIRGAAVGAISGAVFSIEVFESSLVLWQSDESGIGCLLYLIDVIASLVSGRLVRERIGPAMLSAVQSQMGAVETGFDEVQNIFDTGGSKGLSGDLVEKIPIIKITSDNNVDASGERVSCSVCLQDFQLGESVRSLPHCHHMFHLPCIDKWLFRHGSCPLCRRDL, from the exons ATGGAGTTTGTGCCAAATCCGTGTCCTCTGAGGTCCTCTCTGTTCGGTTCCTTCGGGGATCTCGTCGAGAGGATCAAGCAAATTGGAACCCTCGCTGTTTCTGCCGTCATTGGCAACATCTTCTCTGCGATCTTGACCTTCTGCTTCGCATTAG TTGGGACTTTGTTGGGGGCTATGACTGGAGCTTTGATAGGACAAGAGACTGAGAGTGGCTTCATTAGAGGTGCTGCTGTTGGTGCCATCTCAGGAGCTGTTTTCTCCATTGAAGTCTTTGAATCCTCTCTTGTTCTTTGGCaatctgatgagtctggaattggGTGTCTCTTGTACCTG ATTGATGTTATTGCTAGCTTAGTGAGTGGGAGACTTGTTCGTGAGAGGATAGGTCCAGCAATGTTGAGTGCAGTTCAGAGTCAG ATGGGTGCTGTTGAAACCGGTTTTGATGAAGTTCAAAACATCTTTGACACTGGTGGTTCAAAAGGCTTATCTGGAGATTTGGTCGAAAAAATCCCAATAATCAAAATTACTAGTGACAACAATGTTGATGCTTCTGGTGAAAGAGTGTCTTGTTCAGTTTGCCTCCAG GACTTTCAGCTGGGAGAGTCAGTTAGAAGCTTGCCCCATTGTCATCACATGTTTCACCTACCCTGCATAGACAAGTGGCTGTTTAGACATGGTTCTTGTCCATTATGCAGAAGGGATCTGTAA